In Fusarium verticillioides 7600 chromosome 4, whole genome shotgun sequence, the following proteins share a genomic window:
- a CDS encoding ATP-dependent RNA helicase FAL1, with the protein MAESAGGIDRKADERMEFSTSKEVTVHPTFESMSLKENLLRGIYAYGYESPSAVQSRAIVQVCKGRDTIAQAQSGTGKTATFSISMLQVIDTAVRETQALVLSPTRELATQIQSVVMALGDYMNVQCHACIGGTNVGEDIRKLDYGQHIVSGTPGRVADMIRRRHLRTRHIKMLVLDEADELLNKGFREQIYDVYRYLPPATQVVVVSATLPYDVLDMTTKFMTDPVRILVKRDELTLEGLKQYFIAVEKEDWKFDTLCDLYDTLTITQAVIFCNTRRKVDWLTDKMREANFTVSSMHGDMPQKERDSIMQDFRQGNSRVLISTDVWARGIDVQQVSLVINYDLPSNRENYIHRIGRSGRFGRKGVAINFVTTEDVRILRDIELYYSTQIDEMPMNVADLIA; encoded by the exons ATGGCTGAAAGCGCTGGAGGAATTGACCGAAAGGCCGATGAGAGGATGGAATTTTCCACCTCCAAGGAGGTCACGGTCCATCCTACTTTCGAATCGATGTCGCTGAAGG AGAACTTGCTTCGTGGAATTTACGCTTACGGATACGAATCGCCTTCTGCTGTTCAGTCTCGAGCGATCGTTCAGGTCTGCAAGGGTCGCGACACTATTGCTCAGGCGCAGTCTGGTACCGGAAAGACAGCTACCTTTTCCATCAGTATGCTCCAGGTCATCGATACCGCGGTGCGAGAGACACAAGCCCTTGTTCTGTCACCGACACGAGAGTTGGCTACTCAGATTCAGTCCGTTGTTATGGCTCTGGGCGACTACATGAACGTGCAATGCCACGCTTGTATTGGAGGCACAAACGTTGGAGAGGATATCCGCAAGCTCGACTACGGTCAACATATTGTCTCAGGCACCCCCGGCCGTGTGGCCGACATGATTCGACGAAGGCACTTGCGCACCCGACACATCAAGATGCTGGTGCTCGATGAGGCCGACGAGCTTCTTAACAAGGGATTCCGCGAGCAGATCTACGATGTGTACCGATACCTGCCCCCTGCTACCCAAGTCGTGGTCGTCAGCGCCACCCTCCCATACGACGTTCTCGACATGACGACCAAATTCATGACCGATCCAGTTCGCATCCTCGTCAAGCGTGACGAACTGACCCTCGAAGGTCTCAAGCAGTACTTCATCGCCGTGGAGAAGGAGGACTGGAAATTCGACACGCTATGCGATCTCTACGACACCCTCACCATCACGCAAGCCGTCATCTTCTGCAACACCCGACGCAAGGTCGACTGGCTCACCGACAAGATGCGCGAGGCCAACTTTACAGTCAGCAGCATGCACGGCGACATGCCCCAGAAGGAACGGGACAGCATCATGCAGGATTTCCGACAGGGTAACAGCCGCGTTCTCATCTCGACTGATGTGTGGGCTCGTGGTATCGACGTTCAGCAGGTCAGTTTAGTTATCAACTACGACCTTCCTAGCAACCGAGAGAACTACATCCACCGCATCGGTCGAAGTGGTCGTTTTGGTCGCAAGGGTGTTGCTATCAACTTTGTTACTACCGAAGATGTGCGCATCCTGAGAGACATTGAGT TGTACTACTCTACCCAGATCGACGAGATGCCCATGAACGTTGCCGACCTCATCGCATAA
- a CDS encoding preprotein translocase subunit YidC: MLPSRGIVRSLPSGAFQRPCGPSMSRTLGRKFDARQFGTVMKSARTPLTSGTRVGVRNISAPVVLGGVASSRQLSLWGYNIYGEKKTEEPVVEAATTPEAPTPPETIDPTPINEAPTPAADKLADVTQSAEPSSVLPSEFDLESIADLANPSILTMPENIGFLKEIGLDYGWGPTSVMQWVLEHVHVYTGLGWGGSIVATALLLRVIMIYPQLRSVKFSAATAKMKADPRSQESLELLKKGYQTGDREMIQKGQFIGNMVRKEYGTEIKNMFWAFVQIPFSFGLFRVINGMIHIPVPSMEDAGWAWFADLTVADPFYTLPIAGTVLLVGTLKLNSKYTPPEQKAMMQNMVYVMSAVTLIATSFLGAGVNLMMVTTGAATCVTAAILNNESVRRALDLPIPKIVEPVYKPPRVTQAKGFEGIRERLTDNLDNMKKSVSDSVGNMTNQYSGTAEERAEKARKEQIQKLESMRRKLERDEFEKKYKR; this comes from the exons ATGCTTCCCAGCCGAGGAATTGTGCGCTCTTTGCCTTCGGGCGCTTTCCAGAGGCCATGTGGTCCTTCT ATGTCGAGGACCCTGGGTAGAAAGTTCGATGCTCGACAGTTCGGCACGGTGATGAAGAGCGCTCGCACACCTCTTACGTCTGGGACAAGAGTCGGTGTCAGGAACATTTCTGCGCCTGTTGTTTTGGGGGGGGTTGCTTCGTCAAGGCAGCTCTCACTATGGGGTTATAACATCtatggagagaagaagacagaagagcCCGTTGTTGAAGCCGCCACAACGCCAGAAGCTCCCACTCCTCCCGAGACTATCGATCCTACACCCATTAACGAAGCTCCTACTCCTGCCGCCGACAAGCTCGCAGATGTGACACAGTCTGCTGAACCTTCTTCCGTTCTGCCCTCCGAATTCGACCTCGAAAGCATTGCCGACCTCGCCAACCCCAGCATCCTCACCATGCCCGAGAACATTGGTTTCCTGAAGGAGATTGGCCTCGATTACGGTTGGGGTCCTACATCCGTCATGCAATGGGTTCTCGAGCACGTTCATGTCTATACCGGTCTGGGATGGGGTGGCTCAATTGTCGCAACAGCCCTCTTATTACGTGTCATCATGATCTACCCTCAACTTCGTAGTGTCAAGTTCAGCGCTGCTAcggccaagatgaaggcgGATCCTCGTTCTCAGGAAAGTCTGGAACTATTGAAGAAGGGCTACCAAACAGGTGACCGGGAGATGATTCAAAAGGGACAGTTTATCGGCAACATGGTTCGAAAGGAATACGGcaccgagatcaagaacatgttcTGGGCTTTTGTCCAGATTCCTTTCAGTTTCGGTCTGTTCCGAGTCATCAACGGCATGATTCACATCCCAGTTCCTTCTATGGAGGACGCTGGCTGGGCATGGTTCGCCGACCTTACGGTTGCCGATCCCTTTTACACCCTCCCTATTGCTGGTACCGTTCTCTTGGTCGGCACCCTGAAG CTCAACTCTAAATACACACCTCCTGAGCAAAAGGCCATGATGCAGAACATGGTCTACGTCATGAGTGCAGTCACTCTAATCGCTACAAGCTTCCTCGGCGCTGGCGTCAACCTCATGATGGTTACCACCGGAGCTGCCACATGCGTCACAGccgccatcctcaacaacgaGTCCGTTCGTCGCGCCCTCGACCTTCCCATCCCCAAGATCGTGGAGCCCGTCTACAAGCCTCCCCGCGTCACCCAGGCCAAGGGTTTCGAGGGCATTCGTGAGCGTCTCACcgacaacctcgacaacatgaagaagagcgtCTCCGACTCAGTCGGAAACATGACGAATCAGTACAGCGGTACTGCCGAGGAGCGAGCTGAGAAGGCGAGAAAGGAGCAGAttcagaagcttgagagcatGCGACGAAAGTTGGAGcgtgatgagtttgagaagaagtacaagcGATGA
- a CDS encoding preprotein translocase subunit YidC, with product MSDEHSHLAESGVTLHSDSELYSAGDDLSSPPSSNSPVILYKPPTVWSLIRGAAINLLLPFVNGMMLGFGELFAHEAAFRLGWGGTKVFPLSRRRVHPIGPGIELREKSYAPRPSLDDFASLE from the exons ATGTCCGACGAACACAGCCACCTCGCCGAGTCCGGCGTCACATTGCACTCCGACAGCGAACTATACTCTGCAGGCGATGATCTCTCTTCACCTCCCTCGTCAAACTCTCCCGTTATCCTCTATAAGCCCCCTACAGTGTGGTCTTTGATACGGGGAGCTGCTATCAACCTCCTTCTACCCTTTGTTAACGGCATGATGCTTGGATTTGGAGAACTCTTCGCTCATGAGGCTGCTTTTAGGCTGGGATGGGGAGGTACAAAG GTCTTCCCCCTCTCACGAAGAAGAGTTCACCCTATCGGACCTGGTATCGAGCTTCGAGAAAAGTCATATGCTCCTCGCCCTTCGCTGGACGATTTTGCAAGCCTGGAGTAA
- a CDS encoding serine/threonine protein kinase yields the protein MSNPRKRPRDERNEEFIRYVRQVSQPGLDGNGVVTMFMSPAVTARWWKKSGQRRLSRAIDRNIHALPTTIENGYLNIFSILVYISRTYLINNFTSNGYQDLQLPLLNPRYFGDDPALVDDMKEFCDNQWMFCPLIFSRHTPMDKRYIDARQILPIKPTFTITTDSNYSKSIIRVVTLYPECFDHEWSPTGTVVFKEYRTRERETLRDAWTKEYNAFAAIESCDYIVKYLGSFEQNNRCFMILEHATEGSLLELFKRNERPITEEERRYFLYGLMGLTKAIDKIQNLGGGPRNQRTGFAHRDIKPANILVFPGQDGRYSCGFRMKLADFDTATPDRPIDEDESSLQDNDGNRTYCSPEATRLYRDQEKGFMQVPVASDVWSLGCVISEAIVWVAGGTAALDEAASDRRMEILTHWPLLADGSFGECFHNSSTALTCIGKSHAAALDALQGPIFLSRNVCRLVEHRMLVPYRDRQPPMSIWKTFETNYQEIFDPIPPLGRHSPPLLSHPEFHNTPILTQSPTEPLFQPGRSPHQRPPSHSGPSHQISMALDRPDIHQRDPLGINTRMVSNNGTPIDRHISAQWSRNGFQAISELEGKSSPVSAVSTKEFNLGDTLGSPTHPSISFPAQDNHYHSIPDANSPAKTSVNINRLTPQKQNEMGMYGYLTVDDVVSHRKKNGKRESLEGYEKHCNRMGNRRYLFIIDDSETMRDREREVLKVLEVLVWLVWKIDQSGPEIRFTSKPDKKFPIERRPRVLLKMELMRNALDKFINPVRHWLSGNDAETLCNMKHSFNQIFSDANMVDPKRPTSVIILTDGIWEKGDSREEKGVEACITKIIKRMEDKGIGDTAFTFQFVSFGNDPVGLGRLKYLDDDALYGGDEDNRTDIVDHKSSESNVWAILTGSVSPGNDKISASPSIERPSYSQGE from the exons ATGTCCAATCCCCGGAAACGACCGCGTGACGAGCGCAATGAGGAGTTCATACGATATGTGCGGCAGGTATCGCAACCGGGCCTGGACGGAAACGGCGTTGTTACTATGTTCATGAGCCCTGCAGTTACGGCCAGATGGTGGAAGAAAAGTGGCCAGCGAAGATTATCTCGAGCGATCGATCGCAACATCCACGCTCTTCCTACGACGATTGAGAATGGCTACTTGAACATCTTCTCCATTCTGGTGTACATCAGCAGGACAtacctcatcaacaacttcaccTCCAATGGTTACCAGGACCTGCAACTGCCCTTACTCAATCCGCGATATTTCGGCGATGATCCTGCACTTGTCGACGACATGAAGGAGTTTTGCGATAACCAATGGATGTTCTGTCCTCTAATATTCTCGCGACATACCCCCATGGATAAGCGATACATCGATGCTCGGCAAATATTACCTATCAAACCGACTTTCACGATAACAACTGATTCGAACTACTCCAAGTCAATTATTAGAGTTGTGACCTTGTACCCTGAATGCTTCGATCACGAATGGAGTCCGACG GGTACCGTTGTCTTTAAAGAGTACCGCACACGCGAGAGAGAAACTTTGCGAGATGCATGGACCAAGGAATACAACGCATTCGCCGCGATCGAGTCTTGCGATTACATTGTTAAATATCTTGGTTCATTTGAGCAGAACAATCGCTGTTTCATGATCTTGGAGCATGCGACTGAAGGTAGCCTTCTCGAATTGTTCAAGCGCAACGAAAGACCAatcactgaagaagaacggcgGTATTTCTTATATGGCTTGATGGGTCTTACCAAAGCCATCGACAAGATACAAAACCTTGGAGGCGGCCCTAGGAATCAACGAACAGGGTT TGCTCATCGTGATATCAAGCCTGCCAACATCTTGGTATTCCCTGGTCAAGATGGGCGGTACTCGTGTGGCTTCCGAATGAAGCTTGCTGATTTCGACACTGCGACACCTGATCGACCAATAGATGAGGATGAATCCAGTCTCCAAGATAATGACGGAAACAGGACATATT GCTCTCCCGAAGCAACCAGGCTCTACAGGGACCAGGAGAAGGGTTTCATGCAGGTTCCAGTTGCCTCCGATGTCTGGTCTCTTGGTTGTGTCATCAGCGAAGCAATTGTCTGGGTTGCTGGCGGGACGGCtgcccttgatgaagctgccAGCGATCGCAGAATGGAGATACTGACACATTGGCCACTTCTTGCCGATGGCAGCTTTGGCGAATGTTTCCACAACAGTTCCACAGCGCTTACTTGTATTGGGAAATCACATGCAGCTGCGCTCGATGCGCTACAAGGTCCCATTTTCCTCTCACGGAATGTGTGCAGACTTGTCGAGCATCGGATGCTGGTACCATATCGAGACAGGCAACCCCCCATGTCTATCTGGAAAACCTTTGAGACAAATTACCAGGAAATCTTTGACCCTATTCCTCCTTTAGGTCGTCATAGCCCGCCTCTCTTATCTCATCCCGAGTTCCACAACACTCCGATACTCACTCAGTCACCAACCGAGCCTTTGTTTCAGCCAGGCCGATCTCCTCACCAGCGGCCGCCCTCCCATTCAGGACCTTCGCACCAGATCAGTATGGCCTTGGATCGCCCCGATATACACCAGCGAGACCCCCTTGGTATCAATACTCGAATGGTTTCGAATAACGGAACCCCAATCGATCGCCACATATCAGCTCAATGGAGCCGCAATGGATTCCAGGCTATATCTGAGCTGGAAGGCAAATCTTCCCCTGTGTCAGCGGTATCTACCAAGGAGTTTAATCTTGGAGACACGCTGGGGTCTCCAACACATCCTAGCATCTCATTTCCTGCTCAAGATAATCATTACCATTCGATCCCCGACGCCAACAGCCCTGCCAAGACATCTGTCAACATTAACAGACTCACTCCACAGAAACAGAATGAAATGGGTATGTATGGGTACCTCACTGTCGACGACGTTGTCAGTCAtcgcaagaagaatggtAAAAGGGAGTCATTGGAGGGCTACGAAAAGCACTGCAATCGGATGGGAAATCGGCGGTATCTCTTTATAATAGACGATTCTGAGACGATGCGTGATAGGGAGCGCGAGGTACTTAAAGTGTTGGAGGTTTTGGTATGGCTCGTCTGGAAGATCGATCAATCTGGTCCAGAAATCCGCTTCACTTCGAAACCAGACAAGAAATTCCCGATAGAACGCCGACCTCGGgttcttctcaagatggagttgatgagaaacgCTCTGgacaagttcatcaaccccGTACGGCACTGGCTCAGTGGTAACGACGCTGAAACCCTCTGCAATATGAAGCACTCATTCAATCAGATATTTTCAGATGCTAACATGGTCGATCCCAAACGTCCAACGAGCGTTATTATCTTGACAGATGGTATATGGGAGAAAGGTGATTCACGTGAAGAGAAAGGTGTCGAGGCCTGTATAACGAAGATTATCAAGCGAATGGAAGATAAGGGCATTGGTGACACCGCTTTCACCTTTCAATTTGTGAGCTTTGGTAATGATCCAGTTGGTCTTGGCCGGCTGAAATATCTGGACGACGATGCCCTCTACGGAGGGGATGAGGATAACCGGAC TGATATTGTGGACCATAAGAGTTCTGAATCGAATGTCTGGGCAATACTCACGGGGTCGGTGAGTCCAGGTAACGATAAGATCTCGGCGAGTCCATCAATTGAGAGGCCGTCGTATTCTCAGGGAGAATGA